In Croceicoccus sp. Ery15, a genomic segment contains:
- the pssA gene encoding CDP-diacylglycerol--serine O-phosphatidyltransferase — MNGPSDSDDLFDDPNGADGDIGPRITHGERAVPRRRTRGLSMRAVTPNAITAAALCLGLTGIKFAIAGQWSMSVLAVLMAGALDGIDGRIARLLRAQSRFGAELDSLADSLSFGVAPALILYLWSLQDLPRIGWFASLALAMCCMLRLARFNAQIDVEDQPHKSAGFLTGVPAPVGGGLAFLPLYLWMATGEAMFRDPVLVAVWVVLIAFLMISNLATLSWTSIKPGRSVRIELIAFVGLLGAALLLEPWLTLVAVCVVYIALIPYGLWRYRKVKRQRAAERSAAG, encoded by the coding sequence ATGAACGGCCCGTCCGACAGCGACGATCTTTTCGACGACCCGAATGGTGCGGATGGCGATATCGGTCCGCGCATTACCCATGGCGAACGGGCGGTTCCGCGCCGCCGGACGCGGGGCCTGTCGATGCGGGCGGTCACGCCCAATGCGATCACGGCGGCGGCGCTATGTCTGGGGCTGACGGGCATTAAGTTCGCCATTGCGGGCCAATGGTCGATGTCGGTTCTGGCCGTGTTGATGGCGGGCGCGCTTGACGGGATCGACGGGCGGATCGCACGCTTGCTTCGCGCGCAAAGCCGGTTCGGCGCCGAACTCGACAGCCTTGCCGATTCGCTTTCGTTCGGCGTGGCGCCCGCGCTGATCCTTTACCTCTGGTCGTTACAGGATCTGCCGCGTATAGGCTGGTTTGCCTCTCTGGCGCTGGCCATGTGCTGCATGCTGCGGCTGGCCCGTTTCAACGCGCAGATCGACGTCGAGGATCAGCCGCATAAGTCCGCCGGTTTCCTGACCGGCGTGCCTGCGCCGGTGGGCGGGGGGCTGGCATTCCTGCCGCTCTATCTGTGGATGGCGACGGGCGAGGCGATGTTCCGCGATCCGGTGCTGGTTGCGGTCTGGGTCGTGCTGATCGCGTTCCTGATGATCTCGAACCTTGCCACACTGAGCTGGACGTCGATCAAGCCGGGCCGGTCGGTGCGGATCGAGCTGATCGCCTTTGTCGGACTGCTGGGCGCGGCATTGTTGCTGGAACCCTGGCTGACACTGGTGGCGGTCTGCGTCGTCTATATTGCGCTGATCCCCTATGGCCTCTGGCGCTATCGCAAGGTCAAGCGGCAGCGCGCAGCGGAGCGTTCGGCAGCGGGCTGA
- a CDS encoding phosphatidylserine decarboxylase produces the protein MAGEILDNEGRGEAGWSWPPIHPEGRKYGLISGVIALGFLLGLDWEIVGWPLLLLTFGVFAFFRDPKRVVPQDPDAIIAPADGLVTLIRKVPPPPELQLDDGSGSAGLGTEEVIRVSIFMSVFDVHINRAPISGTLRRLVYIPGKFMNADLDKASEDNERQHFLMEREDGVLVGFTQIAGLVARRIVPFVKPGDMLAAGQRVGLIRFGSRVDVYLPANTEPSVVLGQKTIAGETVIARIGQTKLIEGIAL, from the coding sequence ATGGCAGGTGAAATACTCGATAATGAAGGACGCGGCGAAGCTGGCTGGAGCTGGCCGCCGATCCATCCCGAAGGCCGCAAATACGGTCTGATCTCCGGCGTGATCGCGCTGGGCTTCTTGCTGGGGCTCGACTGGGAGATCGTCGGCTGGCCGCTCTTGCTGCTGACATTTGGCGTATTCGCATTCTTCCGCGATCCCAAGCGCGTGGTGCCGCAGGACCCCGATGCGATCATCGCGCCCGCAGACGGGCTCGTCACGCTGATCCGCAAGGTGCCGCCGCCGCCCGAATTGCAGCTGGACGACGGTTCGGGTTCGGCAGGGCTTGGAACCGAAGAGGTCATTCGCGTTTCCATCTTCATGTCCGTGTTCGACGTCCACATCAATCGCGCCCCGATTTCGGGTACGCTGCGCCGTCTGGTCTATATTCCCGGCAAGTTCATGAATGCCGATCTGGACAAGGCGAGCGAGGATAACGAGCGTCAGCATTTCCTGATGGAGCGCGAGGATGGCGTGCTGGTCGGCTTTACGCAGATCGCGGGGCTGGTCGCGCGGCGCATCGTGCCTTTCGTCAAGCCCGGCGACATGCTGGCGGCGGGGCAGCGCGTGGGCCTGATCCGGTTCGGCAGCCGCGTCGATGTCTATCTGCCCGCCAACACCGAACCGTCGGTCGTGCTGGGTCAAAAGACGATCGCGGGCGAAACCGTGATCGCGCGTATCGGACAGACGAAGCTGATCGAAGGCATCGCCCTTTGA
- a CDS encoding phosphatidate cytidylyltransferase — translation MADAETSPGLPERRRDRLMRAMRVPIAVRTSDLPKRAASAVVMLAVVALAFWIGGMAVRVLIGAVALACFWEWQRMVRARGISVFAKAIWMAGGVLYIGLAAWLLMELPLDALPVIMGVVIFTDTCAYFAGRTFGGPKIAPRISPSKTWSGLVGGMTGAALFLWIIMAVLVWADGESGQSVPELLFAPLGGLYVVLGAVLAVAAQAGDFFESWMKRKAAMKDSSGLIPGHGGVFDRIDGLLPVAILVGLLFMYVL, via the coding sequence ATGGCGGACGCTGAAACCTCTCCCGGATTGCCGGAACGCAGGCGCGACCGGCTGATGCGCGCGATGCGCGTGCCCATTGCTGTGCGTACATCGGATCTGCCCAAGCGCGCGGCCTCGGCCGTGGTGATGCTGGCGGTGGTCGCGCTGGCGTTCTGGATCGGCGGCATGGCCGTGCGCGTGCTGATCGGCGCGGTGGCGCTGGCCTGTTTCTGGGAATGGCAGCGCATGGTGCGCGCGCGCGGCATATCGGTGTTCGCCAAGGCGATCTGGATGGCGGGCGGAGTGCTGTATATCGGCCTTGCCGCTTGGCTCTTGATGGAATTGCCGCTGGACGCGCTGCCGGTGATCATGGGCGTGGTGATCTTTACCGACACCTGCGCCTATTTCGCGGGGCGCACGTTCGGCGGGCCCAAGATCGCGCCGCGCATCAGCCCGTCGAAGACATGGTCGGGTCTGGTCGGCGGGATGACGGGGGCGGCGCTGTTCCTGTGGATCATCATGGCCGTGCTGGTCTGGGCCGACGGCGAAAGCGGGCAGAGCGTGCCCGAATTGCTGTTCGCCCCGTTGGGCGGGCTGTATGTGGTGCTGGGCGCGGTGCTGGCGGTGGCCGCGCAGGCGGGCGATTTCTTTGAAAGCTGGATGAAGCGCAAGGCGGCGATGAAGGATTCGTCGGGGCTGATCCCCGGCCATGGCGGTGTGTTCGACCGGATCGACGGGCTGTTGCCTGTTGCCATTCTGGTCGGTCTGCTCTTCATGTACGTGTTGTAA
- a CDS encoding HAD family phosphatase, whose amino-acid sequence MTQEPLPSWRKGAARSAIVNFVTRVTDPDGPAFVPPADRIATFDNDGTLWCERPVLAQCFFAQERLDALIVRDPAIAARDPFKAYAERDVPRMKELGKRALLEVLTAVHGGSTEEEFAAIVQEWLGRATNPVLGRRFVDLTYRPQIELLAYLRANGFRNFIVSGGGIDVIRGFSEQAYGIPRECVIGSSQQLAFEMRGDTGVIVKQASLNSFDDREVKPVNIALHIGRRPILAFGNSDGDLAMMRYTLSGEGARMALLLHHDDDAREFAYDRDFLLSPLAEALDRAGEYGITKVSMKDDWASIFA is encoded by the coding sequence GTGACACAAGAACCGCTTCCATCGTGGCGCAAGGGTGCCGCCCGCAGCGCGATCGTGAATTTCGTGACGCGGGTTACCGATCCCGACGGGCCTGCCTTTGTGCCGCCCGCCGACCGGATCGCGACATTTGACAATGACGGCACTTTGTGGTGCGAGCGGCCGGTTCTGGCGCAGTGCTTCTTCGCTCAGGAACGTCTGGACGCGTTGATCGTGCGCGATCCCGCCATCGCCGCCCGCGATCCGTTCAAGGCCTATGCCGAGCGGGATGTGCCGCGCATGAAGGAGCTGGGCAAGCGCGCCCTGCTGGAAGTGCTGACCGCGGTGCATGGCGGATCGACCGAGGAGGAATTCGCCGCCATCGTGCAGGAATGGCTGGGCCGCGCGACCAATCCGGTGCTGGGGCGGCGCTTCGTCGATCTGACATATCGGCCGCAGATCGAATTGCTGGCCTATCTGCGCGCCAACGGTTTCAGGAATTTTATCGTCTCGGGCGGCGGGATCGATGTGATCCGCGGCTTTTCCGAACAGGCCTATGGCATACCGCGCGAATGCGTGATCGGCTCCAGCCAGCAGCTTGCTTTCGAAATGCGCGGCGATACGGGCGTGATCGTCAAGCAGGCCAGCCTCAACAGCTTTGACGACCGCGAGGTGAAGCCCGTCAATATCGCGCTGCATATCGGGCGGCGGCCGATACTGGCGTTCGGCAATTCCGACGGCGATCTGGCGATGATGCGCTATACCTTGTCGGGAGAGGGCGCGCGCATGGCCTTGCTGCTGCACCATGACGACGACGCCCGCGAATTCGCCTATGACCGCGATTTCCTGCTCAGCCCGCTGGCCGAGGCGCTGGACAGGGCCGGGGAATACGGCATCACCAAAGTCAGCATGAAGGACGACTGGGCCAGCATATTCGCCTGA
- the pyrH gene encoding UMP kinase translates to MPLPQFKRILLKLSGEVLMGDQPFGIDTDYVAKLAQEVKAAKETGLEICLVIGGGNIFRGMAGAAKGMDRAQADYMGMLATVMNALAMQSALEQIGVETRVQSAVQMDQVCEPVIRRRAERHMEKGRIVIFAAGVGAPYFTTDSGAALRAAEMRCDALFKGTSVDGVYNADPKKDASATRYDTVGYDKVLADNLKVMDASAVALCRDNDIPIVVFSIRERGNLARVLAGEGVQTVVGNS, encoded by the coding sequence ATGCCCCTTCCGCAATTCAAACGCATCCTCCTGAAACTTTCGGGCGAAGTGCTGATGGGCGACCAGCCCTTTGGCATCGATACCGATTACGTCGCCAAGCTGGCGCAAGAGGTGAAGGCGGCCAAGGAAACGGGGCTGGAAATCTGCCTTGTGATCGGGGGCGGCAATATTTTTCGCGGCATGGCGGGCGCGGCCAAGGGCATGGACCGCGCGCAGGCCGATTACATGGGCATGCTGGCAACGGTGATGAATGCGCTGGCCATGCAAAGCGCGCTGGAACAGATCGGCGTGGAAACGCGGGTGCAATCCGCCGTGCAGATGGATCAGGTTTGCGAACCGGTGATCCGCCGCCGCGCGGAACGGCATATGGAAAAGGGCCGGATCGTGATTTTCGCCGCCGGTGTCGGCGCGCCCTATTTCACCACCGACAGCGGCGCAGCCCTGCGCGCCGCGGAAATGCGTTGTGACGCGCTGTTCAAGGGCACCAGCGTCGACGGCGTGTACAATGCCGATCCCAAGAAGGACGCATCGGCAACCCGATACGATACCGTGGGTTACGACAAGGTGCTGGCCGATAATCTGAAGGTGATGGATGCCAGCGCCGTCGCCCTGTGTCGTGACAATGATATTCCCATCGTCGTGTTCTCCATCCGCGAGCGGGGCAATCTGGCCCGCGTGCTGGCGGGAGAGGGCGTGCAGACCGTGGTGGGCAACAGCTGA
- the rpsB gene encoding 30S ribosomal protein S2: protein MASTGVTMQQLIEAGAHFGHQTHRWNPRMKPYIFGARNGVHIIDLSQTVPLFQRALDFVSATAQAGGKVLFVGTKRQAQDPIREAALASGQYFVNHRWLGGMLTNWQTVSKSIKKLKTIEEQLSGDTSGLTKKEILDMTRKRDKLELSLGGIRDMGGIPDVMFVIDANVEELAIKEANVLGIPVVAILDTNVDPSGISFPIPGNDDAARAVRLYCDAIAEAARRGGQKGAADAGVDIGAMEEPVAEEVAG, encoded by the coding sequence ATGGCGTCCACTGGCGTCACCATGCAGCAATTGATCGAGGCCGGCGCACACTTCGGCCACCAGACCCACCGCTGGAACCCGCGGATGAAGCCGTATATCTTCGGCGCCCGCAACGGTGTTCACATCATCGACCTGTCGCAGACCGTGCCGCTGTTCCAGCGCGCGCTCGACTTCGTGTCGGCCACTGCGCAGGCAGGCGGCAAGGTGCTGTTCGTCGGCACCAAGCGGCAGGCACAGGACCCGATCCGCGAGGCCGCGCTCGCTTCGGGCCAGTATTTCGTGAACCACCGCTGGCTGGGCGGCATGCTGACCAACTGGCAGACCGTTTCGAAGTCGATCAAGAAGCTGAAAACCATCGAGGAACAGCTGTCGGGCGACACTTCGGGTCTGACCAAGAAGGAAATCCTCGACATGACCCGCAAGCGGGACAAGCTCGAGCTTTCGCTGGGCGGCATCCGCGACATGGGCGGCATTCCCGACGTGATGTTCGTGATCGACGCCAATGTCGAGGAACTGGCCATCAAGGAAGCCAATGTGCTTGGCATTCCGGTCGTTGCCATCCTCGACACCAATGTCGATCCGTCGGGCATCTCGTTCCCGATCCCAGGCAACGACGATGCGGCCCGTGCCGTTCGCCTGTACTGCGACGCCATTGCCGAGGCTGCACGTCGCGGCGGGCAGAAGGGCGCAGCGGATGCCGGCGTCGACATCGGCGCGATGGAAGAACCGGTCGCGGAAGAAGTCGCCGGTTGA
- the frr gene encoding ribosome recycling factor: protein MAKFDKADLERRMAGAVESLKGDLAGLRTGRANVSLLDPVVVEVYGAMMPLNQVATVSAPEPRMLSVQVWDKSNVIAVEKGIAHAGLGLNPSIDGQTLRLPIPDLTEERRRDLAKLAGKYAEAAKIAIRNVRRDGMEALKEDEKKKEISEDERKRHEDEVQKLTDKYVAETDKAAEAKEKEILSQ from the coding sequence ATGGCCAAATTCGATAAGGCCGATCTGGAACGCCGCATGGCAGGGGCCGTGGAATCGCTCAAGGGAGATCTGGCGGGTCTGCGCACCGGCCGTGCAAACGTCTCGCTGCTCGATCCCGTGGTGGTCGAGGTTTATGGCGCAATGATGCCGCTGAACCAGGTGGCGACCGTCTCCGCCCCCGAACCGCGCATGCTGTCGGTGCAGGTGTGGGACAAGTCGAACGTGATCGCGGTGGAAAAGGGCATCGCCCATGCGGGCCTCGGCCTTAACCCCTCGATAGACGGGCAGACGCTGCGCCTGCCGATCCCCGATCTGACCGAGGAACGCCGCCGCGATCTGGCCAAGCTGGCGGGCAAATATGCCGAGGCCGCGAAGATCGCGATCCGCAACGTCCGCCGCGACGGCATGGAAGCGCTGAAGGAAGACGAGAAGAAGAAGGAAATCTCGGAAGACGAGCGCAAGCGTCACGAGGACGAGGTCCAGAAGCTGACCGACAAATATGTGGCCGAAACCGACAAGGCGGCCGAGGCGAAGGAAAAGGAAATCCTGAGCCAGTGA
- the uppS gene encoding polyprenyl diphosphate synthase, translating to MDGNGRWAKKRLLPRAMGHKKGVEAVRRLVRSLRGTGVEALTLYAFSSENWKRTAEEIADLTALMKHFIRSDLGEMIENGVRLRIIGDHSAFEPEAVALIDDALARTAHNTGTVLTVALNYGAQQEIARAAAAAAASGEVTVDSISAHLDTADLPPLDLLIRTSGEIRLSNFLLWQSAYAELYFTDVLWPDFTPAHFQEAVASFEGRERRYGGR from the coding sequence ATGGATGGCAACGGGCGCTGGGCCAAGAAACGCCTGCTGCCCCGCGCCATGGGGCACAAAAAGGGCGTGGAAGCGGTACGCAGGCTGGTCCGTTCGCTGCGCGGCACGGGGGTAGAGGCGCTGACGCTCTATGCGTTCAGTTCGGAAAACTGGAAGCGCACGGCGGAAGAAATCGCCGATCTGACCGCATTGATGAAGCATTTCATCCGGTCCGACCTTGGCGAGATGATCGAAAATGGCGTGCGCCTTCGCATCATCGGCGACCATTCGGCGTTCGAGCCGGAGGCCGTGGCGCTGATCGACGATGCGCTGGCGCGCACCGCGCATAATACCGGCACGGTGCTGACGGTGGCGCTGAATTACGGCGCGCAGCAGGAAATCGCCCGCGCCGCCGCGGCTGCGGCCGCATCGGGCGAGGTGACGGTCGACAGCATTTCGGCGCATCTCGACACGGCGGACCTGCCGCCGCTGGACCTGTTGATCCGCACCAGCGGCGAAATCCGCCTGTCGAATTTCCTGCTGTGGCAATCGGCCTATGCTGAATTGTATTTCACCGATGTGCTCTGGCCCGATTTCACGCCCGCGCATTTTCAGGAAGCCGTGGCCAGCTTCGAAGGCCGCGAGCGGCGCTATGGCGGACGCTGA
- a CDS encoding OmpW family protein produces the protein MKKTLFAAAAAVFAMAAGHAQAQEAGTVQVKLLGTAVMPDGKITDVDTDLVGLPADTQTRANDNFVPTLAIEYFFTDYLSVETICCLTQHDVDATSGIPGAELVSNARLIPATVTAKLHADLGAVKPYIGAGPSLFLWIDEKPGSTAVDLGVDRFKMSNELGFALQAGVDIPLGDGPMGVTLDAKRYFIDTDAKWYVDGTKVIQTTHKLDPWVLSAGLSYRF, from the coding sequence ATGGCCGCGGGCCACGCGCAGGCCCAGGAAGCCGGTACGGTTCAGGTCAAGCTGCTGGGCACCGCCGTGATGCCCGACGGCAAGATCACCGATGTCGACACCGATCTGGTCGGGCTGCCCGCCGATACGCAGACCAGGGCGAACGACAATTTCGTGCCCACGCTGGCGATCGAATATTTCTTTACCGATTATCTGTCGGTCGAAACGATCTGTTGCCTGACCCAGCACGATGTTGACGCGACCAGCGGCATTCCCGGCGCGGAACTGGTGTCCAACGCCAGACTGATCCCGGCGACCGTCACGGCCAAGCTGCATGCCGATCTGGGCGCGGTGAAGCCCTATATCGGGGCAGGCCCATCGCTGTTCCTGTGGATCGACGAAAAGCCGGGTTCGACCGCGGTCGATCTGGGGGTCGACAGGTTCAAGATGTCGAACGAGCTGGGTTTTGCGCTGCAGGCGGGCGTCGATATTCCGCTGGGCGATGGACCGATGGGCGTGACCCTCGACGCCAAGCGCTATTTCATCGACACCGATGCCAAATGGTACGTGGACGGGACCAAGGTGATCCAGACTACGCACAAGCTCGATCCGTGGGTGCTCAGCGCCGGTCTCAGCTACCGGTTCTGA
- the tsf gene encoding translation elongation factor Ts has product MAYTAADVKALREKTGAGMMDCKKALTETDGDMEAAVDFLRAKGLAAAAKKSSRTAAEGLVGVAVAGTKGVAVEVNSETDFVAKNDQFQNFVRTATEVALGVDGDDVEALKAASYPGAGTVAEKLTDNVATIGENQQIRRIKSVAVSEGVVVPYMHNAAAPNLGKIGVLVALESSAPTEKLEELGRQLAMHIAAAFPQALTAEGLDADVIERERAVAREKAAESGKPENVQEKMVEGAVAKYAKENALLSQIFVMDNKTPIQQVVDQAGKDAGAKIVLKDYVRFQLGEGIEKEESDFAAEVAAAVGG; this is encoded by the coding sequence ATGGCTTACACCGCCGCTGACGTGAAGGCCCTGCGCGAGAAGACCGGCGCGGGCATGATGGATTGCAAGAAGGCGCTGACCGAAACCGACGGCGACATGGAAGCCGCTGTCGATTTCCTGCGCGCCAAGGGCCTTGCCGCTGCTGCCAAGAAGTCCAGCCGCACCGCGGCCGAAGGTCTGGTCGGCGTGGCCGTTGCAGGGACCAAGGGCGTTGCGGTCGAGGTGAACTCGGAAACCGACTTCGTCGCCAAGAACGACCAGTTCCAGAACTTCGTTCGCACCGCGACCGAAGTGGCGCTTGGCGTGGACGGTGACGATGTCGAGGCGCTGAAGGCGGCTTCGTACCCCGGTGCGGGCACGGTTGCCGAAAAGCTGACTGACAATGTCGCCACCATCGGCGAAAACCAGCAGATCCGCCGCATCAAGTCGGTTGCGGTCAGCGAAGGCGTGGTCGTGCCCTATATGCACAATGCCGCCGCCCCGAACCTTGGCAAGATCGGCGTTCTGGTCGCGCTGGAAAGTTCGGCTCCGACCGAGAAGCTGGAAGAGCTGGGCCGTCAGCTGGCCATGCATATCGCCGCAGCTTTCCCGCAGGCGCTGACCGCCGAAGGCCTCGACGCCGACGTGATCGAGCGTGAGCGTGCCGTTGCCCGTGAAAAGGCTGCCGAAAGCGGCAAGCCCGAAAACGTGCAGGAAAAGATGGTCGAAGGCGCCGTGGCGAAATACGCCAAGGAAAACGCTCTGCTGTCGCAGATCTTCGTGATGGACAACAAGACCCCGATCCAGCAGGTCGTCGATCAGGCTGGCAAGGATGCGGGCGCCAAGATCGTGCTGAAGGATTATGTCCGCTTCCAGCTTGGCGAAGGTATCGAAAAAGAAGAAAGCGACTTCGCAGCCGAAGTCGCCGCTGCCGTGGGCGGCTGA